The following are encoded together in the Methylomonas methanica MC09 genome:
- a CDS encoding lipopolysaccharide biosynthesis protein — MTESLRGKIFSGLIWSAVRVWGNRLGGLLIFFILARLLSPTEFGVYAAVWAILLFLEVFTEQGMADAIVQAPAIAPGQLNAVFLVNFAASLAICGGVVLLAPEIAAWLAMPAIEFPLQVASASIVINALGFCQLALYRRQFQYKWLAMRSLLATLLSGGVGIGLALQGFGVWALIVQYITAAFCNLLLLWIRPLWRPSRSVSWRGFAQLLRFSSKLLFSRVLEAGNARVFELAIGAWLGAAMLGLYSVGSRVHQIVIQLLSSVVLDVGLSGFSRMAGDPLRFTQAYYKAITATTAIAMPIFIILAAVAPEFCVAVFGRQWHASGPILQWLAILGAVQSIQYINGAAITALGRSDKTLIITCAKTAATLAILVNYGHDDLLKLVEAFVYGQLLVSPLGFALGKAQIGFAWRSLFVKVWPYVIAAGAAYWSVWVARQYWVLESVWLRLTLLASLAGTVYSILSITLSFNTFVTTLRNLRHS, encoded by the coding sequence ATGACCGAATCCTTACGCGGCAAAATATTTTCGGGCTTGATTTGGTCGGCCGTCAGGGTTTGGGGCAACCGCTTGGGCGGCTTGCTGATCTTTTTCATTCTGGCCCGATTGCTGTCGCCGACGGAATTCGGCGTTTACGCGGCGGTATGGGCCATCCTGCTGTTTTTGGAAGTATTTACCGAGCAAGGCATGGCCGACGCCATCGTACAAGCGCCGGCGATCGCACCCGGACAATTAAACGCGGTATTTCTGGTCAATTTTGCCGCGTCTCTGGCCATATGCGGCGGCGTGGTTTTACTGGCGCCGGAAATCGCCGCCTGGTTGGCCATGCCGGCGATCGAATTTCCGCTACAAGTCGCCAGCGCATCCATCGTGATCAATGCCTTGGGTTTCTGTCAGCTGGCTTTATACCGCCGGCAATTTCAATATAAGTGGCTGGCCATGCGCAGTTTACTGGCCACGTTGCTCAGCGGCGGCGTCGGTATCGGCCTGGCGTTACAAGGCTTTGGGGTCTGGGCCCTGATCGTCCAATACATTACCGCCGCCTTCTGCAATCTGTTGCTGCTATGGATCCGGCCGTTATGGCGCCCCAGCCGGTCGGTTTCCTGGCGGGGGTTTGCGCAACTGCTGCGATTCAGTTCGAAACTGTTGTTTTCGCGCGTTTTGGAGGCCGGCAATGCGCGGGTGTTCGAATTGGCCATAGGCGCTTGGCTGGGAGCGGCCATGTTGGGACTGTACTCGGTGGGGTCCAGGGTACATCAGATTGTTATCCAATTATTAAGCTCCGTCGTCCTCGATGTGGGCTTATCCGGTTTTTCCAGAATGGCGGGCGATCCGCTGCGTTTTACCCAGGCTTATTACAAGGCGATCACGGCCACGACAGCGATAGCCATGCCGATTTTCATCATACTGGCGGCGGTGGCTCCGGAATTTTGCGTCGCCGTATTCGGCCGACAATGGCACGCCAGCGGCCCCATTCTGCAATGGCTGGCGATACTGGGAGCCGTGCAATCGATTCAATACATCAACGGCGCGGCCATTACCGCTTTGGGACGCTCGGACAAAACGCTAATCATCACTTGCGCCAAAACCGCCGCAACCCTGGCGATTTTAGTTAACTACGGACATGACGATTTGCTCAAGCTGGTAGAAGCCTTTGTCTACGGGCAACTGTTGGTCAGCCCGTTGGGCTTTGCCTTGGGAAAAGCTCAAATAGGCTTTGCTTGGCGGAGTTTGTTCGTAAAAGTCTGGCCCTATGTTATCGCGGCCGGCGCGGCTTACTGGTCTGTGTGGGTTGCACGCCAATATTGGGTTTTGGAGAGTGTCTGGTTGCGCTTGACGCTGTTGGCCTCACTGGCCGGCACGGTCTATTCGATCCTGTCCATTACGCTGAGTTTTAACACCTTCGTTACGACGCTGAGAAATTTGCGTCACTCATGA
- a CDS encoding glycosyltransferase has protein sequence MTNQTVVFIVEELPVPRHSGYSTYNHAFLKALQTAGYQIHLVVCGNRFPSPFFKANRLLGLPGLHLHIAQAIALPDGWYLAGPLGFLKAVYRRLGGMCGLKKPSSATAGKPVIIGRWLNQSDLALLTPILQMLSPQMIFVDTLFRSPVLAAVDSRCRRFLIGHDVFSLRCQSMAANGFQPVPWISAQDEAAALQKFDAVIAITDADAEEYRRLQPNVRVEALPSPVTPIADCGARPDSGRIFYLGSQAHHNVDGLRWFLDKVWPRVLQTNPTLELDVVGSIGASFSGVYPHVVWHGRLDDFSALAERAMFAINPVRAGSGMKIKILDYLAHGLACITTTVGIAGFPGEQERPLAVCDDAEGFAQTVLEWSGNPAYCSTLSARALDYVGRFSGAEFNAGLQALIADTLASPESAR, from the coding sequence ATGACAAACCAAACCGTGGTATTTATTGTTGAAGAACTGCCGGTACCGCGCCACAGTGGCTATTCGACCTACAACCATGCCTTTCTGAAAGCGCTGCAGACGGCGGGCTACCAGATACATTTAGTGGTGTGCGGCAACCGTTTCCCCTCGCCGTTTTTCAAGGCAAACCGGCTACTCGGCTTGCCGGGATTACACTTACACATAGCCCAGGCCATTGCTTTGCCGGACGGCTGGTATCTGGCCGGCCCGTTGGGCTTTCTGAAAGCCGTGTATCGTCGACTCGGCGGCATGTGCGGTCTGAAAAAACCGTCGTCGGCAACAGCCGGCAAACCCGTCATCATCGGCCGCTGGCTCAACCAAAGCGATCTGGCGCTTTTAACCCCTATCCTGCAAATGCTGTCGCCACAAATGATTTTTGTCGACACCCTGTTTCGGTCGCCTGTTTTGGCCGCTGTGGACAGCAGATGCCGCCGGTTTTTAATCGGCCACGATGTATTCAGCCTGCGTTGCCAATCCATGGCGGCCAACGGTTTTCAGCCTGTCCCCTGGATCAGCGCCCAGGACGAAGCCGCCGCGTTACAAAAGTTCGATGCGGTAATCGCCATTACCGACGCCGATGCCGAAGAATACCGCCGCCTGCAACCGAACGTCCGGGTCGAAGCCCTACCCTCGCCCGTAACACCAATCGCCGACTGCGGTGCGCGCCCCGACAGCGGCAGAATTTTCTACCTGGGCAGTCAAGCCCACCACAACGTCGACGGCCTGCGCTGGTTTCTGGACAAGGTCTGGCCACGGGTATTGCAAACCAACCCCACGCTTGAGCTCGATGTGGTCGGTTCCATAGGCGCCAGCTTTTCCGGAGTTTATCCCCACGTGGTATGGCACGGCCGTCTGGACGACTTTTCTGCCTTGGCCGAACGGGCCATGTTCGCGATAAACCCGGTCAGAGCCGGCAGCGGCATGAAAATCAAGATACTGGATTATCTGGCCCACGGTTTGGCTTGTATCACTACGACGGTAGGAATTGCCGGGTTTCCCGGCGAACAGGAACGTCCGTTGGCGGTTTGCGACGATGCGGAAGGCTTTGCCCAAACCGTACTCGAATGGAGCGGAAACCCGGCTTATTGCAGCACGCTGTCGGCTCGGGCCCTGGACTATGTCGGCCGGTTTTCCGGCGCCGAATTCAATGCCGGCCTACAAGCACTGATAGCCGATACCTTGGCCTCGCCGGAGTCCGCCCGATGA
- a CDS encoding esterase-like activity of phytase family protein, with product MRKGLIILFVSLASGVAVLFVAYLVFRKPQTSLTQAENLSLTITPLASADMTELFGNDFFIAPGLVFIQGLELSSRNPHFGGWSGIAVTKNDSRLSAVSDTGHWLEADLLTDHGQITAMNAARIGPLRNTRGNTLRESGYGDIEAIGMDDNRFYLAFESYRSGIWSAPRRASLEHTGFERWPSPAEMTRLPVGRGLEALAVIDGADENSSRLLAIAERNYGKVGARTPAWIFKTDRQAEAFFYIPLTDGYDVSDAAFHPQCGLFLLQRKLTGFGRFYVRLLKLEPRLSGAWTNAVQQRLFEASSAGRAIDNMEGLAVTRDPAGECRLYLLSDSNFLPIQKTVLLKFGYRS from the coding sequence ATGCGTAAGGGGCTGATCATCCTGTTCGTATCTCTGGCGTCGGGTGTAGCGGTGTTGTTTGTTGCCTACCTGGTGTTTCGCAAGCCGCAAACCAGCCTGACCCAGGCCGAAAACCTCTCGCTAACCATAACGCCGCTGGCCAGTGCCGATATGACCGAGCTGTTCGGTAACGACTTTTTCATCGCACCGGGCTTGGTGTTTATACAAGGCCTGGAACTAAGCAGCCGCAATCCGCATTTCGGTGGCTGGTCCGGCATTGCGGTGACGAAAAACGATTCCAGACTCAGCGCCGTCAGCGATACCGGCCATTGGCTGGAAGCCGACTTGCTGACGGATCACGGACAAATCACCGCTATGAACGCGGCTCGCATCGGCCCATTACGCAACACACGCGGCAACACCCTGCGCGAGAGCGGCTATGGCGATATCGAGGCCATCGGCATGGATGACAACCGGTTTTATCTGGCCTTCGAAAGTTACCGCTCCGGCATCTGGAGCGCGCCGCGCCGCGCCAGTCTGGAGCATACCGGATTCGAACGCTGGCCTTCACCCGCGGAAATGACCCGACTGCCGGTAGGCCGAGGCTTGGAAGCACTGGCGGTTATCGACGGTGCGGACGAAAATTCGTCCAGACTGTTGGCGATCGCCGAGCGTAATTACGGCAAGGTCGGCGCGCGTACGCCGGCCTGGATCTTTAAAACCGATCGGCAAGCGGAAGCCTTTTTTTATATTCCGCTGACCGACGGCTACGACGTTTCCGATGCCGCCTTTCATCCTCAATGCGGCCTGTTCCTGTTGCAACGCAAATTGACCGGCTTCGGGCGTTTTTATGTGCGCTTGCTTAAATTGGAACCTCGGCTCTCCGGCGCCTGGACAAACGCCGTCCAACAACGCTTATTCGAAGCCAGTAGCGCCGGCCGGGCCATAGATAACATGGAAGGCCTGGCCGTGACTCGCGACCCGGCGGGCGAATGCCGCCTCTACCTGCTTTCGGATTCCAATTTTTTACCGATTCAGAAAACGGTACTACTCAAATTCGGTTACCGCTCATGA
- a CDS encoding DUF2750 domain-containing protein — protein sequence MRYEPYQDEYAAVPTMTDEELLEYFLYRILETDEIWGLKDGPIWQTRKIGGQTTLPVWPFKRFAEEAAVGEWQHCKPAADSMEYFIYRTLNKLAAQNAMIDIMPRTSGAGCLITPQRLLTILENTMHSGEYTLED from the coding sequence ATGCGCTACGAACCTTACCAAGACGAATATGCGGCCGTCCCCACCATGACGGATGAAGAGCTACTGGAATATTTTCTGTACCGTATTTTGGAAACCGATGAAATTTGGGGCTTGAAAGACGGGCCGATTTGGCAAACCCGAAAAATCGGCGGGCAAACCACTTTACCGGTCTGGCCGTTCAAGCGCTTTGCCGAAGAAGCGGCGGTCGGCGAATGGCAACACTGTAAGCCCGCCGCGGACTCCATGGAATACTTTATCTATCGCACCTTGAACAAACTGGCCGCGCAGAATGCAATGATAGACATCATGCCCAGAACATCCGGCGCGGGCTGCCTGATCACCCCGCAACGCCTGCTGACCATTTTGGAAAACACCATGCACTCGGGGGAATATACCTTGGAGGATTGA
- a CDS encoding acyltransferase: MAFRYAQLSFLRNLLVYIQKTVYRRIFRMDIHPTCNFSLSAKFDKTNPRGIHLGEYSYVAFDAAILTHDLTRGVRLHTRIGKNCFIGARSIIMPGINIGDGAIVGAGAVVTRDVPANAVAAGNPAKIIRENVQTGRYGRLQGADETQRLHTSLNNLD, from the coding sequence ATGGCATTCCGCTACGCCCAGTTGTCGTTTTTAAGAAACCTTTTGGTCTACATCCAAAAAACCGTTTACCGGCGGATTTTCCGGATGGACATTCATCCGACCTGTAATTTCAGCCTGTCGGCCAAATTCGACAAAACCAATCCGCGCGGCATTCATTTGGGCGAATACAGTTACGTGGCGTTCGACGCGGCCATCCTCACCCACGATCTGACTCGCGGCGTCAGGCTGCACACCCGGATCGGCAAAAACTGCTTCATCGGCGCGCGCAGCATCATCATGCCCGGTATCAATATCGGCGACGGCGCAATCGTCGGCGCGGGAGCCGTCGTTACCCGCGACGTACCCGCCAACGCCGTCGCGGCCGGAAACCCCGCGAAAATCATCCGGGAAAATGTCCAAACCGGCCGTTACGGCCGGCTGCAAGGCGCCGACGAAACGCAACGTTTACACACTTCACTCAATAACTTGGATTAA
- a CDS encoding glycosyl transferase: MNSKQRKVLAVASGGGHWVQLLRLRPAFADCSVEYLTTQAAYARDVDGKLYAVTDANVWEKFKLLKMFIQVAWVLARVRPDIVITTGAAPGFAAVVCGKWLGAKTIWLDSMANSQTLSNSGARIKPWCDVWLTQWSHLAAVDGPHYQGAIL, encoded by the coding sequence ATGAACAGCAAACAACGCAAAGTATTGGCGGTCGCCTCGGGCGGCGGACATTGGGTGCAATTGCTCAGGCTGAGACCGGCATTTGCCGATTGCAGCGTCGAATATCTTACCACCCAGGCGGCCTACGCCCGGGACGTGGACGGCAAGCTGTATGCCGTGACCGACGCCAACGTCTGGGAAAAATTCAAACTGTTGAAAATGTTTATCCAGGTGGCCTGGGTGTTGGCCAGGGTGCGCCCGGATATTGTCATTACCACCGGCGCCGCGCCGGGTTTTGCCGCGGTTGTCTGCGGTAAATGGCTGGGCGCCAAAACCATCTGGCTGGACAGTATGGCCAACTCGCAAACGCTGTCCAATTCCGGGGCGCGCATCAAACCCTGGTGCGATGTCTGGTTAACGCAATGGTCGCATTTAGCCGCCGTTGACGGACCGCACTATCAAGGAGCAATCCTATGA
- a CDS encoding polysaccharide pyruvyl transferase family protein, with protein sequence MQNATLKMLRASLRNALRLPLLFHEWQTQEGGAISADSQLNSVLIATPDPRFLISSKGDEAMITGVIESIRAQWPQCRIAMLGDLSKLPDSLAEAGVSLEPRWSTPWSLAYLRQIIARYDGLIIVGADVMDGHYSPISAARLWVIGDVAARLGKRSIVLGFSFNSKPSVWLKPFLNRLSPSLRIFSRDAVSQQRFNDFCKAGRADLVADSAFLLKPRPNSAVVEKIAEWGREQRAQGRILCGFNIHPMLIKNASAAQIDQLVASSAAAISQVLAKRPVSFVFISHDYRGPGIGDCEILSGIAEKLALLGAGRIMTFREHLHAAELKALAGLMDLIITGRMHLSIAALGQGTPVAAITYQGKFHGLFQHFGLDEQLLISPDEIQNDVAFAAWMMNALDQHQPLADQVRSRLPQVHQLAEKNLAPLAESFSACPAAA encoded by the coding sequence ATGCAAAATGCCACCTTAAAAATGCTCAGGGCCAGTCTGCGGAATGCGTTACGCCTACCCTTGCTGTTTCATGAATGGCAAACCCAGGAAGGTGGCGCGATTTCCGCCGACAGCCAGTTGAACTCGGTATTGATTGCCACCCCCGATCCGCGGTTTTTGATCAGCTCGAAAGGGGATGAAGCCATGATCACCGGCGTAATAGAAAGTATTCGCGCCCAATGGCCGCAATGCCGGATCGCCATGCTGGGGGATTTGAGCAAACTGCCCGATTCGCTGGCCGAAGCGGGCGTGTCGCTCGAACCGCGATGGTCCACACCCTGGTCGCTGGCGTATTTGCGGCAAATCATCGCCCGTTACGATGGTTTGATCATTGTGGGAGCCGATGTCATGGACGGTCATTATTCGCCGATATCCGCCGCCCGGTTGTGGGTGATAGGCGATGTCGCCGCCCGCCTGGGTAAACGCAGTATTGTGCTGGGGTTTTCGTTTAACAGTAAACCCTCGGTCTGGCTGAAGCCGTTTTTGAACCGCTTGTCTCCCTCGTTGCGCATCTTCTCCCGCGATGCCGTATCCCAACAGCGCTTTAACGATTTCTGTAAAGCGGGCCGCGCCGATCTGGTCGCGGATTCGGCTTTTTTACTAAAACCGCGGCCGAATTCCGCCGTGGTCGAAAAAATCGCCGAGTGGGGCCGGGAACAGCGCGCGCAAGGCAGAATCCTCTGCGGCTTCAATATTCATCCGATGCTGATCAAAAACGCCAGCGCGGCGCAAATCGATCAACTCGTCGCCAGCAGCGCGGCGGCCATCTCGCAAGTTCTGGCCAAACGCCCGGTCAGCTTCGTGTTTATCTCCCACGATTATCGGGGGCCGGGCATAGGCGACTGCGAGATCCTGTCCGGCATAGCCGAGAAACTGGCATTGCTGGGCGCGGGCCGGATCATGACGTTTCGGGAGCATCTGCATGCCGCCGAATTGAAAGCGCTGGCCGGCTTGATGGATTTGATCATCACCGGCCGCATGCATTTATCCATTGCCGCCTTGGGCCAGGGCACGCCGGTGGCGGCGATAACCTATCAAGGCAAATTTCACGGCCTGTTTCAGCATTTCGGCCTGGACGAACAATTATTGATATCGCCGGACGAAATCCAAAACGACGTCGCCTTTGCCGCCTGGATGATGAATGCGTTGGATCAGCATCAGCCGCTGGCGGATCAGGTGCGAAGCAGGTTACCGCAAGTACATCAATTGGCCGAAAAAAATCTGGCGCCGCTGGCCGAATCCTTTTCGGCCTGCCCGGCAGCGGCCTGA
- a CDS encoding glycosyltransferase produces MIFVTVGTQLPFERLIVTVDAWAADHPDAPVYAQIGPGCKLTPTHVEHAEFVSPDRADQLFRQARVIVSHAGMGSILTALKYRKPIIIMPRRADLGEHRNDHQWATAEYLGKSPGVSVAWSEHELVAALNRYQSMQGGTGISEYASPELIAYLKTFIGSETEL; encoded by the coding sequence ATGATTTTCGTCACTGTAGGCACCCAACTTCCCTTTGAACGCTTGATCGTCACCGTCGACGCTTGGGCGGCGGACCACCCCGATGCGCCGGTATACGCCCAAATTGGGCCGGGTTGCAAACTGACGCCCACGCACGTCGAACACGCGGAGTTTGTCAGCCCCGACCGCGCCGACCAACTGTTTCGGCAAGCCAGGGTAATTGTCTCTCACGCCGGCATGGGTTCGATTCTGACAGCGCTTAAATACCGTAAACCGATCATTATCATGCCGCGCCGGGCCGACTTGGGCGAACATCGTAACGACCACCAATGGGCCACCGCCGAATACCTGGGCAAGAGTCCCGGCGTATCCGTCGCCTGGAGCGAGCACGAACTAGTGGCCGCATTGAATCGGTATCAATCGATGCAAGGCGGTACCGGTATCAGCGAATACGCTTCGCCCGAATTGATCGCCTATTTAAAAACCTTTATCGGCAGCGAAACCGAGCTTTAA
- a CDS encoding glycosyltransferase family 2 protein — protein MPTFDYLLLTTCDGRKERLIDLTRLLDSVDAEIQAHGLHIRHYILLQNSRAVPTELAARASQQRLFMLETGRLSLSRARNRMLRQAGLDWVWPRVRLCAFPDDDAWYPPNTLASILNNHKRHPRTGIFTCDYGAAPISSSAVDIADFKDAVDCGLFVRRVSSNTLFIKADIAEAVGFFDERLGVGGAINGGEDLDFALRAYLKADRRAMIHEGKLIGHRDRLPWVRSQYFAGSLFAIARSARNDLPLTLQLLRKIAVGGFLVSSRELSVAAYVNGLRNGLSGLVNGQPLVAPFE, from the coding sequence ATGCCAACTTTCGATTACCTGTTATTGACCACCTGCGACGGCCGTAAAGAGCGGCTGATCGATTTAACCCGGCTGCTGGATAGTGTCGATGCCGAAATCCAAGCCCACGGCTTGCATATCCGTCACTACATTCTGCTGCAAAACAGCCGCGCAGTGCCGACAGAACTGGCCGCTCGTGCCTCGCAGCAACGACTCTTCATGCTCGAAACGGGGCGTCTGTCGCTATCACGCGCCCGAAACCGCATGCTGCGCCAAGCCGGATTGGACTGGGTATGGCCGCGCGTCAGGCTTTGCGCCTTTCCGGACGACGACGCCTGGTATCCACCGAATACATTGGCCTCGATTCTGAACAACCACAAACGCCATCCGCGGACCGGTATATTCACCTGCGATTACGGCGCGGCCCCCATTTCATCGTCGGCGGTGGACATCGCAGATTTTAAGGATGCGGTCGACTGCGGCTTGTTCGTGCGCCGAGTGTCGTCCAACACCTTGTTTATTAAAGCCGACATTGCGGAGGCGGTAGGTTTTTTCGACGAACGTCTAGGGGTAGGCGGCGCAATCAACGGCGGCGAGGATTTGGATTTCGCCTTACGCGCCTATTTGAAAGCCGACCGCCGCGCCATGATTCACGAAGGCAAACTGATAGGACATCGCGACCGGCTGCCATGGGTACGTTCCCAATATTTCGCCGGCAGCCTGTTTGCCATCGCCCGTAGCGCCCGCAACGATTTACCGCTGACCTTGCAGTTGCTGCGTAAAATCGCGGTGGGCGGTTTCCTGGTATCGTCGCGCGAATTATCCGTCGCGGCTTATGTCAACGGCCTGAGAAACGGCTTGAGCGGCTTGGTCAACGGCCAACCGCTTGTTGCCCCGTTCGAGTAA
- a CDS encoding MarC family protein, protein MENTLLHAVSVFMGFFAIMNPIANVPIFLGLTVDDDEQTTAAIALRSLLLAFLIVTLFSLAGKVIFDLFGLTLPAFRITGGLLVFLIGFHMLQGYHSNIQHPSEQDKQQSREAALSVAVSPLGMPILAGPGTIATAMNYSSGGGLMEVVVTIAVFAVLCVITYVFFVFGEKFVGYLGASALGVITRMMGLILAVIGTQMVIVGLQGAFKLVG, encoded by the coding sequence ATGGAAAATACACTGCTCCACGCTGTAAGCGTGTTTATGGGGTTCTTTGCAATCATGAACCCCATTGCCAATGTGCCGATTTTTCTTGGCCTCACCGTTGACGATGATGAGCAAACCACCGCAGCCATCGCATTACGTTCGCTGCTGCTGGCATTTCTGATCGTTACGTTATTTTCGCTGGCCGGGAAGGTGATTTTTGACCTGTTCGGCCTCACGCTGCCCGCCTTTCGAATTACCGGAGGGCTGTTGGTTTTTCTGATCGGGTTTCATATGCTGCAGGGCTATCACTCGAATATCCAACATCCAAGCGAACAGGACAAACAGCAGTCTCGGGAAGCTGCACTCAGTGTCGCGGTATCGCCCTTGGGGATGCCGATACTGGCTGGCCCCGGCACCATCGCAACGGCGATGAATTATTCATCGGGCGGCGGCCTTATGGAGGTTGTGGTGACGATCGCCGTGTTTGCTGTGCTTTGCGTTATCACTTATGTGTTTTTTGTATTTGGCGAGAAATTCGTCGGCTACCTCGGGGCCAGTGCATTGGGCGTCATCACCCGTATGATGGGCTTGATCCTCGCCGTGATCGGAACGCAGATGGTGATAGTAGGGCTGCAGGGCGCGTTTAAGCTTGTGGGGTAG
- a CDS encoding alginate lyase family protein produces MRVFNITRTLIPLCLAVLVSDAASAQSDRFGHYAFISPTDAGKKLPRAVDTAALIKQADRILKMRPSPLPAVHVEGVLDFKDAAHMKDWPKTLALALAYRATQDTRYLGKAQDYLTAWLDLYHLSLYPIPANTACAAYPIPNPGLQCVDPIDDTDLSTLVLAYDLLRSELPDDVTVKMQRFMHNMALSYLGDIEMRTSRAEASPEPRLDHYLYTNWHSHRIKLAMMSAFETGDADLIARAVSAFKQQVTGNLVYPGNQTVYESYLTNTPLDKAQKSALETNLTWLNNGSVYDFYQRNALHYVIYDLDPLLQAALIARVNGFPENLYWYSAENGAQLARAMRWLQPYAEGNAVHREFVNSSVSFDSRRAKAGLKDYAGYWDPLRAKGLFRLAVILDKSLLTEPIKGLLDTPYAGDVYDPWFNHKFAGRELLNIVWRAVAGY; encoded by the coding sequence ATGAGAGTTTTTAACATTACCCGGACTCTGATTCCGCTGTGTCTGGCCGTACTGGTTTCGGACGCTGCATCGGCTCAATCGGACCGGTTCGGACATTACGCGTTTATTTCGCCGACGGATGCCGGAAAAAAGCTGCCGCGCGCCGTCGACACCGCCGCGTTAATCAAACAAGCCGATCGCATCTTAAAAATGCGGCCCAGCCCATTGCCTGCAGTGCACGTCGAAGGGGTGTTGGACTTTAAAGACGCCGCGCACATGAAAGACTGGCCGAAAACTTTAGCGCTGGCCTTGGCCTACCGTGCAACGCAAGATACCCGTTACCTCGGCAAAGCCCAAGATTATCTGACCGCTTGGCTGGACCTATATCACTTAAGCCTGTATCCCATCCCGGCAAATACCGCCTGCGCCGCATATCCCATTCCCAACCCCGGCCTTCAGTGCGTCGACCCGATAGACGATACCGATTTAAGCACCCTGGTGCTGGCCTACGACCTGTTAAGGAGCGAGTTGCCGGATGACGTAACGGTAAAAATGCAGCGCTTTATGCACAACATGGCGCTGAGTTATCTGGGCGATATCGAAATGCGAACCTCGCGGGCCGAGGCCTCGCCGGAACCGCGCTTAGATCATTATCTGTATACCAACTGGCATAGCCACAGAATCAAGCTGGCCATGATGTCGGCTTTCGAGACCGGCGACGCCGACTTGATAGCGCGCGCCGTGAGCGCCTTCAAGCAGCAGGTCACCGGCAACCTGGTTTATCCGGGCAATCAGACTGTGTACGAATCCTATCTGACCAATACACCGCTAGATAAAGCGCAAAAATCCGCGCTCGAAACCAACCTGACTTGGCTCAATAACGGTTCGGTATACGACTTTTATCAACGAAACGCCCTGCACTACGTGATCTACGATTTGGACCCCTTGCTGCAGGCCGCGCTGATTGCCCGCGTAAACGGCTTCCCGGAAAATTTGTATTGGTATTCCGCCGAAAACGGTGCGCAACTGGCCCGCGCCATGCGCTGGTTGCAGCCGTATGCGGAAGGCAACGCGGTGCATCGGGAATTCGTCAATTCGTCGGTATCCTTCGATAGCCGGCGAGCCAAGGCAGGTCTTAAGGATTATGCGGGGTATTGGGATCCGCTCAGAGCAAAAGGTCTGTTCAGACTGGCCGTGATCCTGGATAAATCATTGCTGACGGAGCCGATCAAAGGCTTGTTGGACACGCCCTATGCCGGCGATGTTTACGACCCGTGGTTTAACCACAAATTCGCCGGCCGCGAATTATTAAATATTGTCTGGCGCGCGGTCGCGGGCTATTAA